Proteins encoded within one genomic window of Amorphoplanes friuliensis DSM 7358:
- the mqnC gene encoding cyclic dehypoxanthinyl futalosine synthase, with product MTANQEIDSILQRGADGGRITPEEALLLYTDAPFHALGEAADAVRRRRHPDGIVTYLIDRNINYTNVCVTACKFCAFYRAPKHSEGWSHPMEEILHRCGEAVDLGATQVMLQGGHHPDYGVDYYETLFSSVKQAYPQLAIHSIGPSEILHMAKVSGVSIEEAVLRIKAAGLDSIAGAGAEMLPDRPRKAIAPLKESGARWLEVMAVAHRNGLSSTATMMMGTGETNAERIEHIRMIRDVQDLAVANGYTDSAVEAEGSVGGFRAFIPWTYQAENNHLKGRTQATTLEYLRFIAVSRLFFDNVSHLQASWLTTGKDVGQLALHLGVDDLGSIMLEENVISSAGARHRSNLHELIWMIRTAGRIPAQRDTLYRHLAVHTTPADDPTDDRVVSHFSSTAMPGGGAGRTELPLVDVS from the coding sequence GTGACGGCGAACCAGGAGATCGACAGCATCCTGCAGCGCGGTGCCGACGGCGGGCGGATCACGCCTGAGGAGGCGTTGCTGCTCTACACCGACGCGCCCTTCCACGCCCTCGGCGAGGCGGCGGACGCGGTCCGGCGGCGGCGGCATCCGGACGGGATCGTCACCTACCTGATCGACCGCAACATCAACTACACGAACGTCTGCGTCACGGCGTGCAAGTTCTGTGCCTTCTACCGGGCGCCGAAGCACTCCGAGGGCTGGTCGCACCCCATGGAGGAGATCCTGCACCGCTGCGGCGAGGCGGTCGATCTCGGCGCGACGCAGGTGATGCTGCAGGGCGGTCACCACCCCGACTACGGAGTCGACTACTACGAGACGCTGTTCTCGTCGGTCAAGCAGGCCTACCCGCAGCTGGCCATCCACTCGATCGGCCCGAGCGAGATCCTGCACATGGCGAAGGTCTCGGGTGTCTCCATCGAGGAGGCGGTCCTGCGGATCAAGGCGGCGGGTCTCGACTCCATCGCCGGTGCCGGCGCCGAGATGCTGCCCGACCGGCCGCGCAAGGCGATCGCTCCGCTCAAGGAGTCGGGTGCGCGCTGGCTCGAGGTCATGGCCGTCGCTCACCGCAACGGCCTGAGCTCCACCGCCACGATGATGATGGGCACCGGCGAGACCAACGCCGAGCGCATCGAGCACATCCGGATGATCCGCGACGTGCAGGACCTGGCCGTGGCCAACGGCTACACCGACTCCGCCGTCGAGGCCGAGGGCAGCGTGGGCGGCTTCCGGGCGTTCATCCCGTGGACCTACCAGGCGGAGAACAACCACCTCAAGGGCCGCACGCAGGCCACCACGCTGGAATACCTCCGCTTCATCGCCGTCTCGCGGCTCTTCTTCGACAACGTCTCGCACCTGCAGGCGTCGTGGCTGACCACCGGCAAGGACGTCGGTCAGCTCGCCCTGCACCTCGGTGTCGACGACCTCGGCTCGATCATGCTCGAGGAGAACGTCATCTCCTCGGCGGGCGCCCGGCACCGGTCCAACCTGCACGAGTTGATCTGGATGATCCGCACAGCGGGACGGATCCCGGCGCAGCGGGACACCCTCTACCGTCACCTCGCGGTGCACACGACGCCGGCCGACGACCCGACCGACGACCGTGTGGTCTCGCACTTCTCGTCGACCGCGATGCCTGGTGGCGGCGCGGGCCGCACCGAGCTCCCGCTCGTCGACGTCTCCTGA
- a CDS encoding DUF4253 domain-containing protein translates to MLPGLTEVQEWTTAGGVPLMSAVIPADHHQVWRQLRAEHRHTGWYPLLTWGAAVVAEDSFEYSNDIQGPEALARALEVDPAERMELLTRSVIGWGLEEYPGSEIEEFREHDPELLAAELVPVTTRPPGRRIYTSAEGEYEVLLVQATAGYEIPALVPGLIRPANWFGAEWHPDLTIEDHVAVYRLWHHKYGADLYFAGGSQLELAVTRPPVTPLETAKCAIEQWVYCGDLAQKLGDPVDVARRQAPADHWSFWWD, encoded by the coding sequence ATGCTGCCGGGCCTGACCGAGGTCCAGGAGTGGACGACCGCCGGCGGGGTGCCGCTGATGAGCGCCGTCATCCCGGCCGACCACCACCAGGTCTGGCGTCAGCTGCGGGCCGAGCACCGCCACACCGGGTGGTACCCGCTGCTGACCTGGGGCGCGGCCGTCGTGGCGGAGGACTCCTTCGAATATTCGAACGACATCCAGGGCCCGGAAGCGCTGGCCCGCGCCCTGGAGGTCGACCCCGCGGAACGGATGGAGCTGCTCACCCGGTCGGTGATCGGCTGGGGCCTGGAGGAATACCCGGGCAGCGAGATCGAGGAGTTCCGCGAGCACGACCCGGAGCTGCTCGCCGCCGAGCTGGTCCCGGTCACGACCCGTCCGCCCGGTCGCCGCATCTACACCTCGGCCGAGGGGGAGTACGAAGTCCTGCTCGTCCAGGCCACCGCCGGGTACGAGATCCCGGCGCTCGTCCCCGGGCTGATCCGGCCCGCGAACTGGTTCGGCGCGGAATGGCATCCCGACCTGACCATCGAGGACCACGTCGCGGTCTACCGGCTCTGGCACCACAAGTACGGCGCGGACCTCTACTTCGCGGGCGGCAGCCAGCTCGAGCTGGCTGTCACCCGGCCACCGGTCACGCCGCTGGAAACGGCAAAGTGTGCGATCGAGCAGTGGGTCTACTGCGGTGACCTCGCGCAGAAACTCGGTGATCCCGTCGATGTCGCCCGCCGGCAGGCCCCGGCGGATCACTGGTCGTTCTGGTGGGACTGA
- a CDS encoding demethylmenaquinone methyltransferase: MFDGVAQRYDLTNTVLSFGQDRGWRRATRAALGLRPGERVLDVGAGTGISTEELGRSGAFAVGADLSTGMLRAGRSSGRTVPLVAGDALKLPFPDEAFDAVTISFALRNVVDTGAALRELARVTRPGGRLVVCEFSHPTNTAFRTVYLSYLMRSLPVVARGVSSNPDAYVYLAESIRAWPDQEGLAGRIAAAGPWSRVGWRNLTGGIAALHRATKS, translated from the coding sequence ATGTTCGACGGCGTGGCCCAGCGGTACGACCTGACCAACACGGTGCTCTCCTTCGGGCAGGACCGTGGCTGGCGCCGGGCGACGCGGGCGGCTCTGGGGTTGCGGCCGGGCGAGCGGGTCCTCGACGTCGGTGCGGGCACCGGCATCTCCACCGAGGAGCTGGGACGCTCCGGGGCGTTCGCGGTCGGCGCCGATCTGTCGACGGGCATGCTGCGTGCGGGCCGGAGCAGCGGCCGGACGGTTCCCCTGGTCGCCGGCGATGCCCTCAAGCTGCCGTTCCCCGACGAGGCGTTCGACGCGGTGACGATCTCCTTCGCCCTGCGCAACGTCGTCGACACCGGTGCGGCGCTGCGGGAGCTGGCCCGGGTGACCCGGCCGGGCGGGCGCCTGGTGGTGTGCGAGTTCAGCCACCCCACCAACACCGCGTTCCGGACGGTTTATCTGTCGTACCTGATGCGGAGCTTGCCGGTCGTGGCCCGCGGGGTGTCGAGCAACCCTGACGCGTACGTCTATCTGGCCGAGTCGATCCGCGCCTGGCCGGACCAGGAGGGTCTGGCGGGCCGCATCGCGGCGGCCGGGCCGTGGTCGCGGGTCGGCTGGCGGAACCTCACCGGGGGCATCGCCGCCCTGCATCGCGCCACGAAGAGCTGA
- a CDS encoding geranylgeranyl reductase family protein, protein MNDLATAGGTVADEADVIVVGAGPGGSAAAYHMARHGLRVLLLEKTEFPREKVCGDGLTPRATRQLIRMGVDTSEKAGWLHNRGLRVIGGGVRLELDWPELASFPNYGLVRTRLDFDDMLAKRAVEAGALLRTGVNVTGPVLDADGRAIGVEARVGPGKEPVQYRAPLIVAADGVSGKFPLAMGLAKRDDRPIGVAVRRYYQSPARADDDYLESWLELRSAQDRERLLPGYGWIFGLGDGRVNVGLGILNSSSAFGKTNYRAMLTDWLGTTPEDWGMRDEANADGPILGAALPMGFNRVPHYTRGVMLVGDSGGMVNPMNGEGIAYAMESGELAAEVAVQALARPAGPDRERALQAYPAELKIRFGGYYRLGGVFVKLIGNPQIMRIATKHGMPHPTLMRFVLKLLANLTDPRDGDAMDRIINGLTKVAPAV, encoded by the coding sequence GTGAACGACCTCGCTACAGCAGGAGGAACCGTCGCCGACGAGGCCGACGTGATCGTTGTCGGGGCAGGGCCGGGTGGCTCAGCCGCGGCGTACCACATGGCCCGGCACGGCCTGCGCGTGCTGCTGCTCGAAAAAACCGAGTTCCCGCGCGAGAAGGTCTGCGGTGACGGCCTCACTCCACGCGCGACCCGCCAGCTGATCCGGATGGGTGTGGACACCTCCGAGAAGGCCGGCTGGCTCCACAATCGCGGACTGCGGGTGATCGGCGGCGGCGTACGCCTCGAGCTCGACTGGCCCGAGCTCGCCAGCTTCCCCAACTACGGCCTGGTCCGTACCCGCCTCGACTTCGACGACATGCTGGCCAAGCGCGCGGTCGAAGCCGGCGCGCTGCTGCGTACCGGGGTCAACGTGACCGGACCCGTGCTCGACGCGGACGGCCGCGCGATCGGGGTCGAGGCCAGGGTCGGTCCCGGTAAGGAACCCGTCCAGTATCGCGCGCCGCTGATCGTCGCGGCGGACGGTGTGTCCGGCAAGTTCCCTCTCGCGATGGGCCTCGCCAAGCGCGACGACCGGCCGATCGGTGTGGCCGTCCGGCGCTACTACCAGTCGCCCGCCCGCGCCGACGACGACTACCTGGAGTCCTGGCTGGAGCTGCGCAGCGCCCAGGACCGCGAGCGGCTGCTCCCCGGGTACGGCTGGATCTTCGGTCTGGGTGACGGCCGGGTCAACGTGGGCCTGGGCATCCTCAACTCGTCGAGCGCCTTCGGCAAGACCAACTACCGCGCGATGCTCACCGACTGGCTCGGCACGACGCCCGAGGACTGGGGCATGCGCGACGAGGCCAACGCGGACGGCCCGATCCTCGGTGCCGCCCTGCCGATGGGCTTCAACCGCGTCCCGCACTACACGCGCGGCGTCATGCTGGTCGGCGACTCGGGCGGCATGGTCAACCCCATGAACGGCGAGGGCATCGCGTACGCGATGGAGTCCGGCGAGCTGGCGGCGGAGGTCGCCGTCCAGGCGCTCGCCCGGCCCGCCGGCCCCGACCGCGAACGCGCGCTGCAGGCGTACCCCGCGGAGTTGAAGATCCGTTTTGGTGGGTACTACCGACTCGGTGGGGTGTTCGTGAAGCTCATCGGCAACCCGCAGATCATGCGGATCGCCACCAAGCACGGCATGCCGCACCCGACGCTGATGCGGTTCGTGCTCAAGCTCCTGGCCAACCTGACGGATCCGCGGGACGGGGACGCCATGGACCGAATCATCAATGGTCTGACGAAGGTTGCACCGGCGGTATGA
- a CDS encoding NADH-quinone oxidoreductase subunit A yields MTLNPYVPIVGLLILGALFALFSVSIAPIVGPKRYNRAKLEAYECGIEPAPQPIGGGRFPVKFYLTAMLFIIFDIETIFLYPWAVSFEALGLFGFVEMVLFIVTVFIAYTYVWRRGGLNWD; encoded by the coding sequence ATGACGCTCAATCCTTATGTACCGATCGTCGGGCTGCTGATCCTCGGCGCGCTCTTTGCGTTGTTCTCGGTGTCGATCGCGCCGATCGTGGGTCCCAAGCGCTACAACCGGGCCAAACTCGAGGCCTACGAGTGCGGCATCGAGCCGGCGCCCCAGCCCATCGGCGGCGGCCGCTTCCCGGTCAAGTTCTATCTGACCGCGATGCTCTTCATCATCTTCGACATCGAGACCATCTTCCTCTACCCGTGGGCGGTGTCCTTCGAGGCACTCGGCCTGTTCGGCTTCGTCGAAATGGTCCTCTTCATCGTCACCGTCTTCATCGCCTACACGTACGTGTGGCGACGCGGCGGACTCAACTGGGACTGA
- a CDS encoding NuoB/complex I 20 kDa subunit family protein, with amino-acid sequence MGIEEKLPSGILLTSVEKLSNWARKSSFWGATFGLACCAIEMMAAGGPHYDLGRWGMEVFRASPRQADLMIVAGRVSQKMAPVVRQIYDQMPEPRSVISMGVCASSGGMFNNYAIVQGVDHIVPVDIYLPGCPPRPEMLIDAILKMREKVMAAPLGPNGRKMLEARRAEGKLPLVAPGAMPSSYRVDKARRAEWTQAVKEGREEQLRIENWMKLQPHLREGGK; translated from the coding sequence ATGGGAATCGAAGAGAAGCTGCCGAGCGGCATTCTGCTGACCTCCGTGGAGAAGCTCTCCAACTGGGCCCGCAAGTCGTCGTTCTGGGGCGCCACTTTCGGCCTCGCCTGCTGCGCCATCGAGATGATGGCCGCCGGCGGCCCGCACTACGACCTCGGTCGCTGGGGCATGGAGGTCTTCCGGGCCTCGCCCCGGCAGGCCGACCTGATGATCGTCGCGGGCCGGGTGAGCCAGAAGATGGCGCCGGTCGTGCGGCAGATCTACGACCAGATGCCCGAGCCGCGCTCGGTCATCTCGATGGGCGTCTGCGCCTCTTCGGGCGGCATGTTCAACAACTACGCGATCGTGCAGGGCGTCGACCACATCGTGCCGGTCGACATCTACCTGCCCGGTTGCCCGCCGCGGCCCGAGATGCTGATCGACGCGATCCTCAAGATGCGCGAGAAGGTCATGGCCGCGCCGCTCGGCCCGAACGGCCGCAAGATGCTCGAGGCCCGCCGGGCCGAGGGCAAGCTGCCGCTCGTCGCTCCCGGCGCCATGCCCTCCTCGTACCGCGTGGACAAGGCCCGCCGGGCCGAGTGGACGCAGGCCGTCAAGGAAGGTCGCGAGGAGCAGCTCCGCATCGAGAACTGGATGAAGCTGCAGCCGCACCTGCGGGAGGGTGGCAAGTGA
- a CDS encoding NADH-quinone oxidoreductase subunit C — MFGITGSGDVSGFGGLVRRRPTSADSPRPFGSYFDEVHDALEEAYPAFADAIEKVVVDRGELTLYIAPERIAEVAQIMRDDESLRFELCSSVSGVDYLASDTRRLHIVYELMSMTYRRRVRLEAAIPAGGSLPSVTSVYPTADWQERETYDMFGVVFTGHPNLTRILMPDDWEGFPQRKDYPLGGVPVEYKGAEIPPPDQRRVYQ, encoded by the coding sequence ATGTTCGGCATCACCGGCAGCGGTGACGTGTCCGGCTTCGGTGGCCTCGTCCGCCGGCGGCCGACCAGCGCCGACAGCCCGCGCCCGTTCGGCAGCTACTTCGACGAGGTCCACGACGCGCTCGAGGAGGCCTACCCGGCCTTCGCCGACGCGATCGAGAAGGTCGTCGTCGACCGGGGTGAGCTGACCCTGTACATCGCGCCGGAGCGGATCGCCGAGGTCGCACAGATCATGCGTGACGACGAGTCGCTGCGCTTCGAGCTGTGCTCGTCGGTGTCGGGCGTGGACTACCTCGCCTCCGACACGCGCCGGCTGCACATCGTCTACGAGCTGATGTCGATGACCTACCGCCGCCGGGTCCGCCTCGAGGCGGCCATCCCGGCCGGTGGCAGCCTGCCCAGCGTGACCAGCGTCTACCCGACCGCCGACTGGCAGGAACGGGAGACCTACGACATGTTCGGGGTCGTCTTCACCGGTCACCCCAACCTCACCCGGATCCTCATGCCGGATGACTGGGAAGGCTTCCCGCAGCGCAAGGACTATCCGCTCGGCGGCGTTCCCGTCGAGTACAAGGGCGCCGAAATTCCGCCGCCGGACCAGCGGAGGGTCTACCAGTGA
- a CDS encoding NADH-quinone oxidoreductase subunit D, whose product MTTPGYATERETTEGRVFNISGGDWDTVTGAVDPLSNEKIVVNMGPQHPSTHGVLRLVLELEGETVTEVRPVIGYLHTGIEKSLEYRNWTQGTTFVTRADYLAPLFNEAGYCFAVEKLLGITDDITERAQTIRVLFMELNRISSHLVWIATTGMELGAISMMLYGFREREYILDIFEETSGLRMNHAYFRPGGVAQDVPDSAIKKIRDLLVYLPKKLKEYEAMLSGQVIWQERTQGVAVLDVTGCLQLGVTGPVLRSAGLAWDLRKTMPYGGYENYEFDVPTAQTADVWGRYLVRMAEIRESLKIVEQALDRLRPGPVMIADKKIAWPAQLAVGLDGMGNSLEHVAKIMGQSMESLIHHFKLVTEGFRVPPGQVYVGIEHPRGELGVHAVSDGGTHPYRVHMRDPSFVNLQAIPAMAEGALLADVIAGGASLDPVMGGCDR is encoded by the coding sequence GTGACGACACCCGGATACGCGACCGAGCGGGAGACCACCGAAGGGCGCGTCTTCAACATCAGCGGCGGTGACTGGGACACGGTCACCGGTGCCGTCGACCCGCTCAGCAACGAGAAGATCGTTGTCAACATGGGCCCGCAGCACCCGTCGACGCACGGCGTGCTGCGGCTGGTCCTCGAGCTCGAGGGCGAGACCGTCACCGAGGTCCGCCCGGTCATCGGCTATCTCCACACCGGCATCGAGAAGAGCCTCGAATACCGGAACTGGACGCAGGGCACGACGTTCGTGACCCGCGCGGACTACCTGGCGCCGCTGTTCAACGAGGCCGGGTACTGCTTCGCGGTCGAGAAGCTGCTCGGCATCACCGACGACATCACCGAGCGGGCGCAGACGATCCGGGTGCTCTTCATGGAGCTCAACCGCATCTCGTCGCACCTGGTCTGGATCGCCACCACGGGCATGGAGCTCGGCGCGATCTCGATGATGCTGTACGGCTTCCGCGAGCGTGAGTACATCCTCGACATCTTCGAGGAGACCAGCGGTCTGCGGATGAACCACGCGTACTTCCGCCCGGGCGGTGTCGCGCAGGACGTTCCCGACTCGGCGATCAAGAAGATCCGCGATCTCCTCGTGTACCTGCCAAAGAAGCTCAAGGAATACGAGGCCATGCTCTCCGGCCAGGTCATCTGGCAGGAGCGCACCCAGGGTGTCGCCGTGCTCGACGTGACCGGCTGCCTGCAGCTGGGTGTCACCGGCCCGGTGCTGCGCTCGGCGGGCCTGGCCTGGGACCTCCGCAAGACGATGCCGTACGGCGGTTACGAGAACTACGAGTTCGACGTTCCGACCGCGCAGACCGCCGACGTCTGGGGCCGCTACCTGGTCCGTATGGCGGAGATCCGCGAGTCGCTGAAGATCGTCGAGCAGGCGCTGGACCGGCTCAGGCCGGGCCCGGTGATGATCGCCGACAAGAAGATCGCGTGGCCGGCCCAGCTCGCCGTGGGTCTCGACGGCATGGGCAACTCGCTCGAGCACGTCGCCAAGATCATGGGTCAGTCGATGGAATCGCTGATCCACCACTTCAAGCTCGTGACCGAAGGCTTCCGGGTCCCCCCGGGCCAGGTCTACGTCGGTATCGAGCACCCGCGCGGCGAGCTCGGCGTGCACGCGGTCTCCGACGGTGGCACGCATCCCTACCGCGTGCACATGCGTGACCCGAGCTTCGTGAACCTCCAGGCCATCCCCGCGATGGCGGAAGGTGCGCTGCTGGCCGACGTCATCGCCGGCGGCGCGTCCCTGGACCCCGTGATGGGTGGGTGTGACCGCTAA
- the nuoE gene encoding NADH-quinone oxidoreductase subunit NuoE: MSETTVDFSPSAAPLAEKLLEPALEIIARYPIGRERSALLPLLHLVQTEEGHVSPRGVAFCAEVLGINKAQVGAVATFYTMYKRRPTGEYLVSVCTNTLCNVMGGQEVYDGLVEHLGVGHDETTADGKITLEHAECLAACDYAPVVTVNYDFAVDNTSPQAAVDLVEKLRAGEQVTPTRGARICSLKEMQFQLAGFDEEREGAVGDGPAGAPTLRGVSLAQEHGIAVANFNIDTPITTTKPARDESAKAVKDPGPRSASTTNDAETGKVAGVARKAAEAVKAVAATVVDKVEHRKAGTTTKAGDVKDPEVRTGEQRNPDASTPAPDPSTTKPGTAVPSNPAEAAGLADNQAAGDGKPAGDSRGNEEKK; encoded by the coding sequence ATGTCAGAAACCACGGTGGACTTCTCCCCGAGCGCAGCGCCGCTGGCCGAGAAGCTCCTGGAACCAGCCCTCGAGATCATCGCTCGCTACCCCATCGGGCGCGAGCGCTCGGCGCTGCTCCCGCTGCTGCACCTCGTGCAGACCGAGGAGGGGCACGTCAGCCCCCGCGGTGTCGCGTTCTGCGCCGAGGTCCTGGGCATCAACAAGGCCCAGGTCGGCGCGGTGGCGACGTTCTACACGATGTACAAGCGCCGCCCGACCGGTGAGTACCTCGTCAGCGTCTGCACCAACACGCTGTGCAACGTCATGGGCGGCCAGGAGGTCTACGACGGTCTCGTCGAGCACCTCGGCGTCGGCCACGACGAGACCACGGCCGACGGCAAGATCACGCTGGAGCACGCCGAGTGCCTCGCGGCCTGCGACTACGCGCCGGTCGTGACGGTCAACTACGACTTCGCGGTGGACAACACGTCGCCGCAGGCCGCGGTCGACCTGGTCGAGAAGCTCCGCGCCGGCGAGCAGGTCACGCCGACCCGCGGTGCGCGCATCTGCTCGCTCAAGGAGATGCAGTTCCAGCTGGCGGGCTTCGACGAGGAGCGCGAGGGTGCGGTCGGGGACGGTCCCGCCGGTGCGCCCACGCTCCGCGGTGTGAGCCTTGCGCAGGAGCACGGCATCGCGGTGGCGAACTTCAACATCGACACCCCGATCACGACCACGAAGCCGGCCCGTGACGAGTCCGCCAAGGCCGTCAAGGACCCGGGCCCGCGTTCGGCTTCCACCACGAACGACGCCGAGACCGGCAAGGTGGCCGGTGTCGCGCGCAAGGCTGCCGAGGCCGTCAAGGCCGTGGCGGCGACGGTCGTCGACAAGGTGGAGCACCGCAAGGCGGGCACCACCACGAAGGCCGGCGACGTCAAGGACCCCGAGGTCCGCACCGGCGAGCAGCGCAACCCGGACGCCTCCACCCCGGCGCCCGACCCCAGCACGACCAAGCCGGGCACGGCTGTCCCGTCGAACCCGGCCGAGGCGGCCGGTCTCGCCGACAACCAGGCGGCCGGCGACGGCAAGCCTGCCGGTGACAGCCGCGGCAACGAGGAGAAGAAGTGA
- the nuoF gene encoding NADH-quinone oxidoreductase subunit NuoF: MTQPRREVLQKLTPVLTKRWLSPDAWKIDTYERLDGYAAVRKALDVHPDDLIQLIKDSGLRGRGGAGFPTGLKWGFIPQGDGKPHYLVINADEGEPGTCKDLPLMTYDPHSLVEGAIIAAYAIRASRAFIYIRGEAVHAARRLRNAVKEAYAKGYLGENILGSGFDLDLVVHSGAGAYICGEETALLDSLEGFRGQPRLRPPFPAVAGLYASPTVVNNVGTIASVPYIVLGGADWWKSMGTEKSSGPMIYSLSGRVVNPGQYECGLGITLRELIELAGGMQPGHTLKFWTPGGSSTPLLTAEHIDTAMDFEGVAAAGSILGTTAMQIFSDQDCPVYATWRWLEFYHHESCGKCTPCREGNYWMVRTYRRILSGQGTHQDLDTLQDTADNIFGRSFCGLGDGAATPVMSTLKFFRQDYLDYIEGRTAPRLSEKALVGAH; this comes from the coding sequence GTGACTCAGCCACGGCGCGAGGTGCTCCAGAAGCTCACCCCCGTCCTCACCAAGCGCTGGCTGTCGCCGGACGCCTGGAAGATCGACACGTACGAGCGGCTCGACGGGTACGCGGCCGTCCGCAAGGCGCTGGACGTGCACCCCGACGACCTGATCCAGCTGATCAAGGACTCGGGCCTGCGCGGCCGCGGCGGCGCGGGCTTCCCGACCGGTCTCAAGTGGGGCTTCATCCCGCAGGGCGACGGCAAGCCGCACTACCTCGTCATCAACGCCGACGAGGGCGAGCCGGGCACCTGCAAGGACCTGCCCCTGATGACGTACGACCCGCACTCGCTCGTCGAGGGCGCGATCATCGCGGCCTACGCGATCCGGGCCAGCCGGGCGTTCATCTACATCCGCGGCGAGGCCGTGCACGCCGCCCGCCGGCTGCGCAACGCCGTCAAGGAGGCCTACGCCAAGGGCTACCTCGGCGAGAACATCCTCGGCTCCGGGTTCGACCTGGACCTGGTCGTGCACAGCGGCGCAGGTGCGTACATCTGTGGCGAGGAGACGGCGCTGCTCGACTCGCTCGAGGGCTTCCGCGGCCAGCCCCGGCTGCGCCCGCCGTTTCCCGCGGTCGCCGGCCTGTACGCGAGCCCGACGGTCGTCAACAACGTCGGCACCATCGCGAGCGTCCCGTACATCGTGCTGGGCGGCGCGGACTGGTGGAAGAGCATGGGCACGGAGAAGTCGTCCGGCCCGATGATCTACTCGCTGTCCGGCCGCGTGGTGAACCCCGGCCAGTACGAGTGCGGTCTCGGCATCACCCTGCGCGAGCTGATCGAGCTCGCGGGCGGCATGCAGCCCGGCCACACCCTGAAGTTCTGGACGCCGGGTGGCTCCTCGACGCCGCTGCTGACCGCCGAGCACATCGACACGGCGATGGACTTCGAGGGTGTCGCCGCCGCGGGTTCGATCCTGGGCACCACGGCGATGCAGATCTTCTCCGACCAGGACTGCCCGGTCTACGCGACCTGGCGCTGGCTGGAGTTCTACCACCACGAGTCCTGCGGCAAGTGCACCCCGTGCCGTGAGGGCAACTACTGGATGGTGCGGACGTACCGGCGGATCCTCTCCGGTCAGGGCACCCACCAGGACCTGGACACCCTCCAGGACACCGCCGACAACATCTTCGGCCGTTCGTTCTGCGGTCTCGGCGACGGTGCCGCGACGCCGGTCATGTCGACGCTGAAGTTCTTCCGCCAGGACTACCTGGACTACATCGAGGGCCGGACCGCTCCGCGGCTGTCCGAGAAGGCCCTGGTAGGAGCGCACTGA